In the genome of Cryptomeria japonica chromosome 8, Sugi_1.0, whole genome shotgun sequence, one region contains:
- the LOC131857374 gene encoding uncharacterized protein LOC131857374, whose product MAGTRSASASSSSVANVRNENTPFKIDQDSPLWHYTTMIKPVSGGGGFVWQCNHCGTEYTSSYYRVKGHLCFIPGRGIKFCKGSDGKGLSKALVLGYIREQEEADRRSSKAKTDHPLVHQSSMSKRPSSSIGSTRPAGSHPFMQNPPVDAVENQNVVASRKRGPLDFAFKNELREIADSKIGRCLYGNGLPFNLVRSPYFRDMVHTLCNTPSDYVCSGYEKVRTTLLAKEKASIESQLKVIKDTWQETGVTIVSDGWKDCKNRPLINVIAVCPKGAMFLKAVDCEGQVKDASFIANILIECIDMVGPQNVVQVVTDNAKNCRAAGTIVEATHGPIFWTPCTVHSLNLIMQKLGTQIDWVKKLYAKGEEIQMFVTNHHMSQAIFRTFSKLELLKVAETRFASHTLVLRRLLKVRDALSSMVINSLWSVWKQSHTERALKVRALILSEKWWDDVEYVLNFTEPIMSMIRYADTDRPCLGEIYDGMDCMVEKIKEVINRKENDPTETFFKVVQKIVVDRWNKMTTPLHLLAFALTPKFYSAEMLATPRRVPPYRDAEVASGYRAAFKKIYQDEETRNIVMREFGQFVSAKNHDVVAVNARYGMDADEWWYVHGQGSIYLQPLAIKLNSQVASSSSAEQNWSTYSFIHSVKRNRLDAKKAEDLVYVHSNLRLLSHKDPEYSEGVTRNWDLAPECADLYATVAQLCQVSIDEAVMEFERDIASGSGIPFDIGSIDAEFEPLDDRGLGLDASDEDEYGI is encoded by the exons atggctggaactagaagtgcaagtgcaagctctagttcaGTTGCAAATGTCCGAAATGAAAATACcccctttaaaattgatcaagattcaccactttggcattatacaacaatgatcaagccagtgtctggtggtgggggttttgtttggcaatgcaaccattgtggcactgagtataccagctcatactatcgagtgaaaggccacctttgtttcatccctgggcgtggaataaaattttgtaagggatcagatggcaaggggctgtcaaaagctctagttttgggatatattagagaacaagaggaagctgaTAGGAGAAGTAGCAAAGCAAAGACTGATCATCCTCTTGTCCATCAAAGCTCAATGTCTAAGAGGCCTTCTAGTAGCATTGGCTCCACAAGACCAGCTGGTTCACATCCTTTCATGCAAAACCCACCAGTTGATGCAGTAGAGAATCAGAATGTTGTGGCTTCacggaaaagaggcccattggattttgccttcaaaaatgaactgagagagattgcagattccaaaattggacgttgcctttatggcaatgggcttcctttcaaccttgttagatcaccttactttcgggacatggtgcatactctttgcaatacaccttctgattatgtttgttcagggtatgaaaaggtgagaaccaccttattggcaaaggagaaagcatccATAGAGTCACAGTTGAAggtcatcaaagatacatggcaggaaacaggtgtgaccattgtttctgatggatggaaagattgtaaaaataggccattgatcaatgttatagcagtgtgtcctaaaggggcaatgtttttgaaagcagtggattgtgagggacaagtgaaagatgcaagtttcattgccaatatcttgatagaatgcattgacatggtggggcctcaaaatgttgtccaagttgtaactgacaatgctaaaaattgtagggcagcagggactatagtggaggctacaCATGGTCCCATCTTTTGGACACCATGCACAGTacactcactcaatttaatcatgcaaaagcttggcacacaaattgattgggtgaaaaaacTATATGCGAAgggcgaggagattcaaatgtttgtgactaatcatcatatgtcacaagccattttcaggaccttctccaagttggagttgttgaag gttgctgaaacacgatttgcatctcacacgctcgtcttaagacgacttctgAAGGTGCGAGAcgccttgagttctatggtcatcaacagCTTGTGGAGTGTATGGAAACAGTCCCACACAGAAAGAgctctaaaagtaagagcattgatccttagtgagaaatggtgggatgatgtggaatatgttttgaatttcactgagcccatcatgagcatgatcaggtatgctgatactgatcgcccatgtttgggcgagatttatgatggcatggattgcatggtggaaaaaataaaagaagtaataaatagaaaagaaaatgacccaacggaaacatttttcaaagttgtgcagaaaattgttgttgaccgttggaacaagatgaccacccccttacatctcttagcatttgctttgacgccaaaattttatagtgcagagatgcttgcaacaccaaggagggtgccaccatatagagatgcagaggttgcttctggctatagggctgcctttaaaaagatatatcaagatgaggagacaagaaatattgtcatgagggagtttggccaatttgtatctgcaaaaaatcatgatgttgtagctgttaatgctagatatgggatggatgctgatgagtggtggtatgtacatggtcaaggctccatttacttgcagcctcttgcaattaaacttaactcccaa gttgcaagttcttcttcagctgagcagaattggagtacatactccttcatccactcagtcaaacgtaatcgtttggatgcaaagaaagctgaggatttggtctacgtacactccaaccttcgtttgttgtcacataaggaccctgaatatagtgagggtgtaacaaggaattgggatctagcccctgagtgtgctgatttatatgctacagttgcacaactttgccaagtctctatagacgaggcggttatggaatttgagagagacatagctagtgggagtggcattccatttgatattggttcaattgatgctgaatttgaaccacttgatgaccgtgggcttgggttggatgcttcagatgaagatgaatatggaatttaa